GTAGATAAATATTTCCTGAAGTAATTTCCTTTGCTCCAAAAATGGCTTCAAAGAGTTCACTACGTCCATCTCCTAAAAGTCCTGTTACCCCTAGTACTTCTCCTGCATAAGCAGAAAAACTAATATTTCGGAAGTGGATATCATTGGATAGATTTTCTACTCGAATAATTTCATGACCTCTTTTGTCATGGCCTTGTAAAGATTTCATATGTACATCATGGCCTACCATAAAGCGGGCTAAATCATCCACTGTCACATCTTCTACCATGCCTTCTGCTACCATAGCTCCATTACGCAGTACTGCATAATTGTCACAAATATCCATAACTTCCCCAAGCTTATGGGAAATGAATACAATGCCTACTCCATGATTCTTCAAAGTTCTCATCATTTCAAATACCCTTAAAATTTCAGGTTCTGTTAGCGAGGTTGTAGGTTCATCCATAATGATTACAGAGGCATTCATCATCATAGCACGACATATCTCCACAATTTGCTTATAAGAAGTATTTAAATCCCGTACCATAGTGCGGGGATTTAGCTCCACACCCATATGCTGAAATACTTCCTGGGTTTTATTCACCATTTTTTCTAGATCTAAAATCCCACCCCGCTTTTTTAATTCCCGGCCAATAAACATATTTTCAAATATAGGTAAATCGTTAATAAGGTTTAGTTCCTGGTGAATAAAAGCAATGCCCGAATTTAGGGAATGGGCGGGTGTAGGGAAAGTAGCTTTCTTTCCATCTAAATAAATCTCCCCTGAATCTGGGGGAATCACTCCCCCTAGAATATTCATAAGAGTAGACTTTCCTGCACCATTTTCTCCTAGTAAGGCACAGACTTCTCCTCCCCTAATGGAAAAAGAAACCTCTTTTAAAACAAGGTTACTTCCAAAGGATTTGGAAATTTTATCCATTTCTACCTTCATCAAATCACATCCCTTTTGTTGTTAAAAGGAGTCCTCTACCCTTCATAGGGCCCTTGCCAGCAAGACCAACTTTCCTATTTCAAAATAAGAGGTTATGGCATAGCCATAACCTCTTTGCTTGCCTTTTCTATCAATTCGAACAGTTTGGAATTAATAGGGCGAATTGTCATCTAAAAATTCAGTATAATTATCTCGATCTACAATAGTGGTCGGAATAATGGTAACTTCCTCTGGCTTTTCCCCATTTAATACCTTCACTGCCACATCTACAGCATCCTTTACCATAGCAGGACTGTATAGGGCAGATTGAATCCAAATGTCTTCATTTTCAGGCATCATCTTAAAATATTCCTGCATACCGCCACCACCGGTTACAACCTTAATATCTTTTCGACCAGCCTCTTGAATAGCTTGTAGCACACCAATGGAAGTTTCATCATCCATGGAGTACACCGCATCAATTTTCTTATTGCTGGTTAGGATATCTGCAAAATCCTTCAATCCATCTTCCCTAGTAAATTGGGTAGCATAAGTAATAACTTCTAGGTCAGGAGCAATTTTTTCTATAGTCTCTACAAAACCCTTCTTTCTGAGCTCTGATACTGATCCAGAGGTAGGTACTTCTAGCATGACCACAGTACCTTCTGTTCCAATCTTATCTACAATATAATTTGCCCCTTGTATACCCATATCTTCATTGTCACCAGATACTCGATATACTCCCTCTTCATCAATGACAATATCAAAGTTCACGACGGTAATGCCAGCTTCTAAAGCTCTTTGAATGGGTACTTCCATACCTTCCCATTGGGGAAAAGCTACAATAGCATCTGCTCCCCAAGTCATTAGGTCATCTAGTTGGGCTGTCATTTCTTCTGCATTATTACTGGTTTGAATATTATATTCAATTTCTTCCCCTAGTTCTTTGCAGCGTTCCTCTGCATTATAGGCCACAGCAGCAACCCA
The Irregularibacter muris DNA segment above includes these coding regions:
- a CDS encoding sugar ABC transporter ATP-binding protein, with amino-acid sequence MKVEMDKISKSFGSNLVLKEVSFSIRGGEVCALLGENGAGKSTLMNILGGVIPPDSGEIYLDGKKATFPTPAHSLNSGIAFIHQELNLINDLPIFENMFIGRELKKRGGILDLEKMVNKTQEVFQHMGVELNPRTMVRDLNTSYKQIVEICRAMMMNASVIIMDEPTTSLTEPEILRVFEMMRTLKNHGVGIVFISHKLGEVMDICDNYAVLRNGAMVAEGMVEDVTVDDLARFMVGHDVHMKSLQGHDKRGHEIIRVENLSNDIHFRNISFSAYAGEVLGVTGLLGDGRSELFEAIFGAKEITSGNIYLQGEPRGIFNTTQALEKGIGYLPPNRKENAIIKDMNIIENASIVTWPKFSNRGIIHKKMHREKFSEQVRNLRIKMGLGTDPIYSLSGGNQQKVILAKWLIANPKLLILDNPTQGVDVGAKEDIYDIILRLARENIAVVVLSSEAQEIIRVCNRALVMYHGVIQGEVQGDTMNQHDIMRLATGGTIKQSQEEGC
- a CDS encoding ABC transporter substrate-binding protein, producing the protein MKKFLVILLAVTLLLVPLLAGCNSSPADTQSDAGAKEGESQAKHKIGILAPAVTHGWVAAVAYNAEERCKELGEEIEYNIQTSNNAEEMTAQLDDLMTWGADAIVAFPQWEGMEVPIQRALEAGITVVNFDIVIDEEGVYRVSGDNEDMGIQGANYIVDKIGTEGTVVMLEVPTSGSVSELRKKGFVETIEKIAPDLEVITYATQFTREDGLKDFADILTSNKKIDAVYSMDDETSIGVLQAIQEAGRKDIKVVTGGGGMQEYFKMMPENEDIWIQSALYSPAMVKDAVDVAVKVLNGEKPEEVTIIPTTIVDRDNYTEFLDDNSPY